One part of the Homo sapiens chromosome 19, GRCh38.p14 Primary Assembly genome encodes these proteins:
- the BRD4 gene encoding bromodomain-containing protein 4 isoform X4 has translation MSAESGPGTRLRNLPVMGDGLETSQMSTTQAQAQPQPANAASTNPPPPETSNPNKPKRQTNQLQYLLRVVLKTLWKHQFAWPFQQPVDAVKLNLPDYYKIIKTPMDMGTIKKRLENNYYWNAQECIQDFNTMFTNCYIYNKPGDDIVLMAEALEKLFLQKINELPTEETEIMIVQAKGRGRGRKETGTAKPGVSTVPNTTQASTPPQTQTPQPNPPPVQATPHPFPAVTPDLIVQTPVMTVVPPQPLQTPPPVPPQPQPPPAPAPQPVQSHPPIIAATPQPVKTKKGVKRKADTTTPTTIDPIHEPPSLPPEPKTTKLGQRRESSRPVKPPKKDVPDSQQHPAPEKSSKVSEQLKCCSGILKEMFAKKHAAYAWPFYKPVDVEALGLHDYCDIIKHPMDMSTIKSKLEAREYRDAQEFGADVRLMFSNCYKYNPPDHEVVAMARKLQDVFEMRFAKMPDEPEEPVVAVSSPAVPPPTKVVAPPSSSDSSSDSSSDSDSSTDDSEEERAQRLAELQEQLKAVHEQLAALSQPQQNKPKKKEKDKKEKKKEKHKRKEEVEENKKSKAKEPPPKKTKKNNSSNSNVSKKEPAPMKSKPPPTYESEEEDKCKPMSYEEKRQLSLDINKLPGEKLGRVVHIIQSREPSLKNSNPDEIEIDFETLKPSTLRELERYVTSCLRKKRKPQAEKVDVIAGSSKMKGFSSSESESSSESSSSDSEDSETGPA, from the exons ATGTCTGCGGAGAGCGGCCCTGGGACGAGATTGAGAAATCTGCCAGTAATGGGGGATGGACTAGAAACTTCCCAAATGTCTACAACACAGGCCCAGGCCCAACCCCAGCCAGCCAACGCAGCCAGCACCAACCCCCCGCCCCCAGAGACCTCCAACCCTAACAAGCCCAAGAGGCAGACCAACCAACTGCAATACCTGCTCAGAGTGGTGCTCAAGACACTATGGAAACACCAGTTTGCATGGCCTTTCCAGCAGCCTGTGGATGCCGTCAAGCTGAACCTCCCT GATTACTATAAGATCATTAAAACGCCTATGGATATGGGAACAATAAAGAAGCGCTTGGAAAACAACTATTACTGGAATGCTCAGGAATGTATCCAGGACTTCAACACTATGTTTACAAATTGTTACATCTACAACAAG CCTGGAGATGACATAGTCTTAATGGCAGAAGCTCTGGAAAAGCTCTTCttgcaaaaaataaatgagctaccCACAGAAGAAACCGAGATCATGATAGTCCAGGCAAAAGGAAGAGGACGTGGGAGGAAAGAAACAG GGACAGCAAAACCTGGCGTTTCCACGGTACCAAACACAACTCAAGCATCGACTCCTCCGCAGACCCAGACCCCTCAGCCGAATCCTCCTCCTGTGCAGGCCACGCCTCACCCCTTCCCTGCCGTCACCCCGGACCTCATCGTCCAGACCCCTGTCATGACAGTGGTGCCTCCCCAGCCACTGCAGACGCCCCCGCCAGTGCCCCCCCAGCCACAACCCCCACCCGCTCCAGCTCCCCAGCCCGTACAGAGCCACCCACCCATCATCGCGGCCACCCCACAGCCTGTGAAG ACAAAGAAGGGAGTGAAGAGGAAAGCagacaccaccacccccaccaccattGACCCCATTCACGAGCCACCCTCGCTGCCCCCGGAGCCCAAGACCACCAAGCTGGGCCAGCGGCGGGAGAGCAGCCGGCCTGTGAAACCTCCAAAGAAGGACGTGCCCGACTCTCAGCAGCACCCAGCACCAGAGAAGAGCAGCAAGGTCTCGGAGCAGCTCAAGTGCTGCAGCGGCATCCTCAAGGAGATGTTTGCCAAGAAGCACGCCGCCTACGCCTGGCCCTTCTACAAGCCTGTGGACGTGGAGGCACTGGGCCTACACGACTACTGTGACATCATCAAGCACCCCATGGACATGAGCACAATCAAG TCTAAACTGGAGGCCCGTGAGTACCGTGATGCTCAGGAGTTTGGTGCTGACGTCCGATTGATGTTCTCCAACTGCTATAAGTACAACCCTCCTGACCATGAGGTGGTGGCCATGGCCCGCAAGCTCCAG GATGTGTTCGAAATGCGCTTTGCCAAGATGCCGGACGAGCCTGAGGAGCCAGTGGTGGCCGTGTCCTCCCCGGCAGTGCCCCCTCCCACCAAGGTTGTGGCCCCGCCCTCATCCAGCGACAGCAGCAGCGATAGCTCCTCGGACAGTGACAGTTCGACTGATGACTCTGAGGAGGAGCGAGCCCAGCGGCTGGCTGAGCTCCAGGAGCAG CTCAAAGCCGTGCACGAGCAGCTTGCAGCCCTCTCTCAGCCCCAGCAGAACAAaccaaagaaaaaggagaaagacaagaaggaaaagaaaaaagaaaagcacaaaaggaaagaggaagtggaagagaataaaaaaagcaAAGCCAAGGAACCTCCTCCTAAAAAGACGAAGAAAAATAATAGCAGCAACAGCAATGTGAG CAAGAAGGAGCCAGCGCCCATGAAGAGCAAGCCCCCTCCCACGTATGAGTCGGAGGAAGAGGACAAGTGCAAGCCTATGTCCTATGAGGAGAAGCGGCAGCTCAGCTTGGACATCAACAAGCTCCCCGGCGAGAAGCTGGGCCGCGTGGTGCACATCATCCAGTCACGGGAGCCCTCCCTGAAGAATTCCAACCCCGACGAGATTGAAATCGACTTTGAGACCCTGAAGCCGTCCACACTGCGTGAGCTGGAGCGCTATGTCACCTCCTGTTTGCGGAAGAAAAGGAAACCTCAAG